The DNA segment GCGGTTCAGGCCGTCGGTGGCGGCGGCGCACACATACTCGAAGTGCGGGGTGCCGCCGCGGATCACCACGCCGAGCGCCACCACCGCGTCGTAGCCGGCCTCGGCCAGGGCCTTGGCCAGCACCGGCAGCTCGAAGGAGCCCGGCGCGCGGAACAGGTCGTGCTCCGCGCCGATCTCCGCCAAGGCCTTCTCGGCCCCGGCCACCAGGCCGTCCATGACCTGGGTGTGCCACTGCGCGGCCACCACCGCGATCTTGAGGTCGGCGCCACCCTCGATGTTGATGGCCGGCGCTCCCGCTCCGCTCACTTGTGTTCACTCCTTGGTGCGTTGTCGTGGCCCCGCGTGTCTGCTTCTGTCCATCAGTCTCGCGCGGAGGCAAGTCTTCCAGACCGGGGGCGCGGGTCGCGTCCCGATCTTGAGGGGTGGTCGGTACCGGTGGTCGGTACCGACGGCCGGCCCCGGCTCAGCCGCTGGCCGGCCCCGGCTCAGCCGACGACGGCCGCGGCCAGCGCGTCGGCCTCCGCCGCGTCCAGGCCGGGCAGGTCGTGCCCCATCCGGTCGCGCTTGGTCCGCAGGTAGCGGATGTTGTCGGGGGTGACGTTGCCGGGCAGCGGCACCCGGCCGGTCACCCGGAGCCCGAAGCCCTCCAGCGCCGAGCGCTTGGCCGGGTTGTTCGTCAGCAGCCGCATGGAGCGCACGCCG comes from the Catenulispora sp. MAP5-51 genome and includes:
- the ribH gene encoding 6,7-dimethyl-8-ribityllumazine synthase; the protein is MSGAGAPAINIEGGADLKIAVVAAQWHTQVMDGLVAGAEKALAEIGAEHDLFRAPGSFELPVLAKALAEAGYDAVVALGVVIRGGTPHFEYVCAAATDGLNRVALDTGVPIGFGLLTCDTEQQALDRAGLAGSREDKGREAVEAAVSTALVLKKIGAKR